A genomic region of Miscanthus floridulus cultivar M001 chromosome 3, ASM1932011v1, whole genome shotgun sequence contains the following coding sequences:
- the LOC136546370 gene encoding probable protein phosphatase 2C 69, with translation MAMAAAPAALSPGTVPLGVLLRREVTKERMERPDVLCGEANRSRKGEDFTLLRADAGQRIPGDPSTSFSVFALFDGHNGSGAAIYARENLLNNVLRAIPTCFCREEWLAVLPRALVAAFVKTDKDFQAVAETSGTTVTFVIIDEWVVTVASVGDSRCILESADGSIYFLSADHRFDSNPDEVKRVTACGSKVGKMDIVGGPEVGPLRCWPGGLCLSRSIGDLDVGECIIAVPHVKQVKLSNAGGRIIIASDGVWDDLTCEMALDCSRGFSSDVAAHRIVNEATRPRGIRDDTTCIVIDILPPENIAPSPPKRPGRIALNNMFRRRSQDVPSKTKRSDYAEPDVVEEIFEDGSPMISKRLTTGYTLEKIFAPSSCAVCLVRLKSGQGISVHANPLQHEKLQGWQGPFLCPSCHEKKEAMEGKRRPRGSSTNVFGHMC, from the exons atggcgatggcggcggcgccggcggcgttgTCGCCGGGGACGGTGCCTTTGGGAGTGCTGCTGCGGCGGGAGGTGACCAAGGAGCGGATGGAGCGGCCGGACGTGCTGTGCGGGGAGGCCAACCGCAGCCGCAAGGGCGAGGACTTCACGCTGCTCCGCGCCGACGCCGGCCAGCGCATCCCCGGGGACCCCTCCACTTCCTTCTCCGTCTTCGCG CTTTTCGATGGGCACAACGGATCAGGAGCTGCCATATACGCAAGGGAGAATCTGTTGAACAACGTCTTGCGTGCCATTCCTACATGTTTCTGCAGAGAGGAGTGGCTTGCCGTGCTCCCACGTGCGCTTGTTGCAGCGTTCGTCAAGACCGATAAAGATTTCCAGGCAGTGG CTGAAACTTCTGGTACAACTGTGACATTTGTGATAATAGACGAGTGGGTTGTGACTGTAGCATCTGTCGGTGATTCACGCTGCATACTAGAATCTGCCGATGGCTCAATCTACTTTTTATCAGCTGATCATCGCTTTGACTCCAACCCAGATGA GGTCAAGCGCGTGACAGCATGTGGGAGCAAAGTTGGGAAAATGGACATTGTCGGTGGTCCAGAG GTTGGTCCTCTAAGATGTTGGCCAGGTGGCTTGTGTTTATCTAGATCCATAGGGGATCTTGATGTTGGTGAATGCATCATTGCTGTTCCTCATGTTAAGCAAGTGAAG CTTTCTAATGCTGGAGGCAGAATTATCATTGCAAGCGATGGTGTATGGGATGATTTGACTTGTGAAATGGCTCTTGACTGTTCCCGTGGGTTCTCATCAGATGTAGCTGCCCATCGAATTGTTAAT GAAGCAACCCGGCCTCGAGGAATCAGGGATGATACTACCTGCATCGTAATTGACATTCTACCACCAGAAAATATAGCCCCGAGTCCTCCTAAGAGACCGGGCAGGATTGCACTCAATAATATGTTTCGCAGAAGATCTCAAGATGTTCCCTCCAAAACAAAGAGATCAGATTATGCTGAACCGGATGTGGTGGAAGAAATATTTGAAGATGGCTCTCCGATGATTTCTAAAAG GCTAACTACCGGATATACACTTGAGAAAATTTTCGCACCCTCCAGTTGTGCAGTTTGTCTGGTACGGTTGAAATCTGGACAGGGAATTTCAGTGCATGCTAACCCATTGCAACATGAAAAACTACAAGGTTGGCAGGGTCCTTTCCTGTGCCCGAGCTGTCATGAAAAGAAAGAAGCAATGGAAGGGAAGCGCCGGCCAAGAG GATCTTCAACAAATGTCTTCGGTCACATGTGCTAG